The Couchioplanes caeruleus nucleotide sequence CGAACTCGCAGTTGCGGGTGGACGCCGACGGGGTGGCCGCGTTCGGCGACGGCGCCACCTCGGTGTTCCAGATGCTCGACAACATCGCCGTCGCGCTGAAGGCCAATGACACGACGGCCCTGCAGGCTGGACTGGAAGGTCTGGACACCGCGGCAAATAACCTGAAAAACACTCTTTCGGAGGTAGGCGCCCGATACAATCGGGTTACGCAGATGAAGCAGTCCGCGGAAGACCGGCTGCTGGACGTGACGGCTCAGCTGTCCGACGTCGAGGACGTGGACCTGCCGAAGACCATCATGGACATGCAGCTCCAGCAGACCTCGTACCAGGCGGCTCTGGCCGCCTCGGCAAAGGTGATCCAGCCCTCGCTCATCGACTTCCTGAGGTGACCATGAGTACTCGTACCGCGTCCCGACCGATTGGGGCCTCCATGACCGACACCGAGCTGGACATGCCGATCATCGAGATGGCTGTCCCCATGCCCGGCTTCCCGGCGCACCGGCAGTTCGTGCTCGTCCGGTTGAACGACGAGGGTCTCCTGTACGCGTTCACGTCGATCGACGACCCGGAGCTCCGCTTCCTCGTCGCGCCGCCGGAGCCGTTCTTCCCGGACTACGCGCCCGAGATCGAGAACGACGTGTTCGCCGCGCTGAACACCAAGGACCCCGACCGGCTTCTGCTCATGGTGGTCATCACCGCCGGCGTCAACGAGACCACGGCCAACCTGCTCGCGCCGATCATCGTCGACCGGGACTCGCGCCGGGCCATGCAGGTCGTCCTGAACGGCAGCAACATGCCGGTCCGCGCCATCATGCGCAAGGAGTACTGAGCGGTTCGACGGCAGGTGTCCTGTCCACGGATGGAGTGAGGGGCTACCACGATGCTCGTGCTGACCAGGAAGGCCGGCGAGAGCGTGATGATCGGCGATGACGTCGTCGTCACCGTGCTCGAGGCGCGCGGCGACGTCATCCGTATCGGCATCAAGGCGCCGCGGGACGTCCAGGTGCACCGCGAAGAGGTGTACCAGGAGCTGCGGGAGGTCAACCGGGAGGCGGCGTCTCCGACGGATGCAGCCGTCCGCGCGCTGACCGAGATGCTCGACCGTCCACAGAAGAGCGACTGAACCGCTCGCACACAGGGTGTGGAACGGGCCGGCCCCCGCGCGGGAGCCGGCCCTTCGGCGTCTCAGCGGATGGTCAGGCCGCGCGCCTGCAGGAACGGGATCGGGCTGATCGCGTTCGCGCGGGTCGCGGGTACGCCCACGTGCACCTCGAAGTGCAGGTGCGGGCCGGACGAGGCGCCGGAGGTGCCCACGTAGCCGAGGATCGTGCCGCGCGCGACGGTCTGCCCCACGGTCACCGACGGGCGGCGCACCATGTGGCAGTAGCGGGTCACGACGTTTGCGGCGTGCTGCACCTCGACGTACCAGCCGCAGCCGGTGAGGGAGCTGCTGCCGTCCACGTCGCAGGTTCCCCGGGAGACGTTGCAGACCACGCGGATGACCGTGCCGGCGCTCGCCGAACGGATGGCGGTGTTGCGGGTCGCGCCGAGGTCCACACCGTCGTGGGTGGGACGCTGCCGGGTGCGGAAGCCGCTCACCAGTCCCGCGGTGACGGGAAGCATCCACGAGCCGGTCACCGCCGGCATCCGGGTCGCGGACGGGCACTTGGGGATATCGCCGGGGCCGCGCCGGATGTACGCGTCGGAGACGTAGCTCCCGTCCGCCAATCGGTCCCAGTAGCCGGTGTTCGTCACCGTGCCGCTGATGAACTGACCCGCGAGCCGGCAGACGATGGACACGGCCGAGCCGTTCGGTACGGCGCCGGTGCGGGGGCTGGTCGCGGACGGGCCGCTGCGCGCGTTGAGCGGCGTACCACCGGTCACCACCGTGCCCGTCGCGGCCGGTACGGCCACCGCCGGCGCGGCGATGCCCAGCGTGCCGGCGGCCGTGAGCAGTGCGAGGGCGCTGCGCTGATGTCGGCGCTTCATCGAGGTTCCCTTCGGACGGTCCGGCGCGCGTGGGCAGCACAGAACAGTTGCGGCAAAACCCGCAAAACGGCTTCTGTGGCACGGAAACGCCGGAAAAATGAGGAGTCGGCGGACGGAACCCGGCGTGACGAATGCATCAGGTCCGCACCGCCATGCTGACCCCTGAGGGAGAGTTGGATGTCCCGATTGACGCAAATGGGCATCGCGAAGCGGCTCGCGCTGATCGTCGCGGCCGGTGTCGTCGGGCTGCTCGTGCTGACGGTCGTCTCGTGGGTGGCCCAGAACCGGCTGGCGGATCAGGCCGACCGGGTACGCGGGCTCGAGGCCGGCCTGGCGGCGCTCAACCACCTCGACACCCGGCAGAGCGAGCTGAAGGTCGACGCGTACCGGGCGGCCCTGGCCCAGGACGTCACCCAGGACGTCGCCGACGACGTGGCCTCGGCCACCGAGGCCGCCGATGCGGTCGAGGGCGCCGGCCTGCCCGCCGACCTGGCGGCCGAGTTCGCCGGCATCCGGCCCGACGTCGACGCCTTCGGCACCTTCATCACCGACTTCGCGCGCCAGGCCGGGGCGCCGGGCGGCGCGGCCCGGGCGAACATCGACCAGATCGCCGAGCGCAACCACGCCGTCGACGACAAGCTGGGCGCCCTGAACGAGAAGGTGACCGCCGCGACCGACCAGGAGCGGGCCGACATGGACGCGACGACGGCCAGCTCGCGCCTGATCACCGGGATCGTCGTGGTCATCTGTCTGGTGCTGCTCATCGGGATGGCCATACCGCTGGCACGCTCGATCCTGGGCCCGGTGCGGCGCCTCGGCGAGGTCGTGGACGCGCTGGCCGCCGGCGACCTGACCCGGCGTACGGGCATCCGGAGCCGGGACGAGATCGGGCGGATGGCGGCCGGCATGGACTCCGCGATGGAGTCGATCCACCGGTCGATGACCACGATCGGGCAGAATGCGGAGACCCTCGCGAGCGCCGCCACCGAGCTGTCCGCGGTGGCCGGGCAGATCGCGGACGCCGCGCACGACACCGACGCGCAGACCTCCTCGGCGTCGCACGAGGCGCAGGAGATCTCCCGCAACGTGCAGACCGTCGCCGCGGGCTCGGAGGAGATGGGTCTGAGCATCCGCGAGATCTCCCAGAACACCACCGAGGCGGCGCAGATCGCGGCGGTCGCGGTGACCGAGTCCGCGCAGGCCACCGAGACCATCCGGCAGCTGGGCGAGTCGTCGGCGGAGATCGGCAACGTGATCAAGCTGATCACCTCGATCGCCGAGCAGACGAACCTGCTGGCGCTCAACGCGACCATCGAGGCGGCGCGGGCCGGGGACGCCGGCAAGGGCTTCGCCGTGGTGGCGAGCGAGGTCAAGGACCTGGCCCAGGAGACGGCGCGGGCGACCGAGGACATCGGCGCCCGGGTCGCCGCGATCCAGGGCGACACCACCGGCGCGGTCGAGGTGATCGGCCGGATCAGCGAGGTCATCGCGAAGATCAACGACTTCCAGACCACCATCGCGAGCGCGGTCGAGGAGCAGACAGCGACCACCGAGGAGATGAGCCGGAGCATCGGCGAGGTCGCCTCCGGCAGTGGCCGGATCGCCGCGAACATCGCCGACGTCGCCACCGCCAGCGCCTCCGCGGTGCACGGCGTCACCCAGACCCGGCAGGCCAGCGACGACGTGGCGCGTACGGCCGAGGAACTGCGTACGCTGATCGGCGAATTCAGGCTGTAGCACGCACCCGGAATGCACCTGGCGCGGCCCCGGCCCACAACACCGGACCCGCACTGTAACTGCGAGGGCGGGAGGAGCTCGTCCTTCTCGCAGAGCGGTCGGGGAGTCATCGTGGGTGCAGAGCTCGAATCGGTCCTGGACGGCACCACCCTCGCCGCGCCGGCGGCCGCGCTGGATCTGCGTACCGACGCGCACGTGCACACCGGCTTCGCCGCCGGCCGCGACAGCGTGGGCGTGGTGGTCTCCACCGCCGACCGCGCCGGCCTGACCTCCCTGACCTTCGCCGACCAGGTCGGCCCGGACACCACGTGGCTGTCCGCGTACGCCGATGCGGTCCGCCGGGCCCGGCAGCGTACGGAGCTCACCCTGCGCGTCGCGGCCGAGGTCGAGGTCGTCCAGCCGGACGGCTGGCTGGCCTGGCCCGCCGACCTGGGCCAGCTCGAGGCGGTCTCGGTCGCCGTGTCCCGGCTGCCGCTTACCGCCGGACCGGCCACCCCGCGCGAGGTGCGGTCCCTGCTGGCCGCCGGCCGGCTCACCCCGGACGAGGTGGCCGAGGTCGCCGTGACCGCCACGATCAAGGGCATCGAGCGCGCCTCCCGGTACGCCCCGGCGCAGCTGGCCCGCCCGCTGAGCCTGCTCGCGCAGGTCGGCATCGACGACTCGGCGGTCACTCCCGCGGTGCTCGGCGCCCTCGCCGCGGCCTGCCGGTCGACCGGCACGGTGGTCGAGATCAGCGAGGCGTGGCGCAGCCCGTCGCCGCGCGTGGTGGCCATGCTGCGCGGTGCCGGAGTGGCGATGGTGGCTGCCAGTGACGCCCGGTACGCCGCCGAGGTCGGGCACTGGCAGTACCTGCGCCGGGTCTGAGCCGAAACCAAACGCGGAACGTATTCGTCTACGTACTCTCTGTCATAGCCGCACGTCAGCATGGGAGAGATGCGATGAGTATGGTTCAGCAGGCCGTCGAGATCAGCGCACCGCTGCACGCCGTGTACGAGCAGCTGGCGGCATTCGAGAACTACCCGCGCTTCATGACCGGCGTCGAGCAGGTCACCCCGATCGGCACCGACCGGACGCACTGGGTCATGGACGTCGAGGGCGACCGGCGCGAGTTCGACGCCCGGATCACCGAACGCTCCCTCGACGAACGGGTGGCCTGGACCGCGGTCGGCGGCCCGGCGCTGTCGGAGACCATCACGCTGCGGCCGATGGGCGAGACGCGGACGCAGATCGTCGCGCAGCTGGAGGCCGACGTGGCGTTCCTGCTCCCCAGCGACCGGCACGCCCAGGAGACGCTGAGCAAGCGGCTCAAGAACGACCTCAACGCCTTCAAGAGCCTCATCGAGGCCGGCAAGCTGGGCGACGCCGTGCAGCTCGGCGACGCCAGCTCCAAGAACATGTCGGCCGGCCTCGCCTCGCCGGCCTCGGTGGCGGCCCGCGCCCGCAGCGGCCGTCCCGGCGCCGGCTGGGGCACGAGCGCCGGCGAGTTCAGCAACGCCCGCCCCGACGGCCTCGGCACCGTACGCCCGAACGCCGGCACCGCGCCGCTCGGCAGCCCCGTGGCCGGTACGAACGTCGACATCACCTCGGCGCCCGGCATCTCCGACCCGCACGACCTCGACGACGTCCTGGCGCCCGGCCGCCGGATCACCGGCCGGCCCACCATCAGCGGAGGCGCGGCGGGCGCCGGGACGGGCGGGCAGGCGGCCGCCTCGGCGCGGATGGGCGGCAAGGCGATGAACACCCGCTCCGGCCGCGGCGACGGCATCATCCACGAGGAGGAGCGCGGCAGCGCCCACGACTGGTAGGCCCCTACACCGAGGCGGCTTCCCAGGTCACGATCAGGCGCGCACCCCGGGGCTCGGCCCGCTCGTAGCGGACCGAGCCCCCGTTCGCCTCCACCAGGTGGCGCACGATGAACAGCCCGAGGCCCGCGCCCCGCATGAACCGGTCGAAGAGCTTCGGTACGAGGTCCTCCGGGATGCCGGCCCCGGCGTCCTGCACCACCAGCACCACCGTGTCGTCGTGCCGGCCCGCCGTGACCTGTACCGGGGCATCGCCGTACGCGAGCGCGTTCATCAGCAGGTTCCGGACGACGTGCCAGACGTGCTGGCGGTCGGCGAGCGCGGACACGTCCTCGGTCACCGTCACGCCCACGTCCTCGGCGCAGTCCAGTTCCGCGGTCACCGACGCGACGACCTCCAGCACCGGGACCGGCGTACGCCGCGCGGTGACCGCACCGGTGTCCAGCCGGAACAGCAGCTGGAGGTCGTTCATCATCTTGATCAGCCGATGGGTGTTCCGGTCGATCTTCTCGACCAGCTCGAGCCGGATGTCGTCGGGCAGGTCGGTGTAGTCGGCGTGCAGCAGCTCGGCGAGGCTCGCGATCGAGCTGATCGGCTGGGCCACGTCGTGGGTCAGCATCGAGGTCAGGTCGTTCTTGAAGGTCAGCGCCGCCTCGAGCCGCGCGTTGGCCTCCAGCAGCCGCTCGTTGCTGGTCTCCAGCTCGGCCGCCCGCTCGCTCAGCTCGTCCTCGGCCCGCTTGCGGTCGGTGATGTCGACGTACGTGGTGACGTAGCCGCGGGTGCGGCCGTCGGCGTCCGGGATCGGGGCCATCGTGGCGAGCACGGGCACGTCCGTGCCGTCGGCGCGGCGGACGAGCCAGTCCCCGGTTCCGGGCGGCGGCAACTGCTCCGGCCCGGGCGGTCCCGGCGCCTCCTCGTGGCCGGTCAGCTCGCGCCAGCGACGGTTCACGTCGATCACGTGGTAGTTCGCGTCGAGCACCATGACGGCCTCGTTCATCGACTGCAGGAGCGTGTCGGCGAAGTCGCGCCGTTCGTGCAGCTCCGCGACGAGCTCCCGCTGCTGGCGGTCGGCGCCCTCCAGGGACCGGACCAGGAAGCCGATCAGGGCCAGGACCGCGAGCGCGGCGAGGACGGCTCCGGTGCTGATGGCGGCCACCGGCCGGCTGATGCCGGTTCGCACGGCGAGCGCGCTCACCAGCGCGGCGACCACGGGTACGGCGATGGCGGCGGGCAGCGCGCGGCGGATCTTCACGCCGGGGCCGGCGGCGGCCGTACGCAGCGGACCGGACTCGGGCCGCGCCAGCACCATGCCCACGGCGAGGACCAGCAGCGCCCCCGCGTGGTACGGCGACATCAGGCTGTCCGGGCCCCGCCCGCCCGGGAAGGTGGGCGCGAACATCCGGGGCACCAGCGCGACGAGGGCGATGACGGCGGCGCCGGCCAGCAGGGGATCGGCGACGCGGTACCGCACCGGGTGTCCCGGCCGGCGGCGTACGCGCAGGTCCAGGCAGAGCAGGGCGAGGGCTGCGAGCAGGGTGGCCACCCCGGCGGCCGGGTGCCGGGGCAGCGCGGCCAGGCCCAGCGCGGCGGCGAGCCCGGCGAGCACGTACGCGCCCACCCGGACGGCCCGCGCCGTGCGGCGGGGGGCGAGCAGGAAAAGCGCCAGCCCGGCGACGCTGAGCGCGGCGGCCGGGCTGGACGTGAGGAGCGGGGCGGTGCGGACGGACGGTGTGGCCAGGCCGAGGGCACCGGCGGCGGCCACCGCGGCACCGGCGCATCCGGCCGCGACCCGGGACAGCCTGCCCACGTCCTGCGCCGCCATCTGCACCGGAGAAACCCCTCTAAATATGGGCTTATCGGCCCAAGCGTGAGGGATCGATCATATCGCGGCGGATGGTGTCAAGGGGTCACGCCGAGGGAGACCGCCCGGCCCACTCGAAACCGTCCTCGACGGTGGCCTTCGCGGCCATCGGGGCCAGCCGGCCGGCGTACTTGTTGGCGTGGTGCCCGCAGAAGGCCAGGTTGCCGCCGCTGGCGAGGGCGATCTCCAGCTTCGCGGCCGCGCCGCAGCTGTCGCAGCGCTCGGTCAGCGACGGGGCGACGACGATCTGGGGCGACAGCACGGCGGTCATAACGCTCTCCTTGCTCGGTGGCGGTGCAAGCGGGCCCGACAGCGGGTAGTTCGGCCCGCCGTCCGGTGGACTTAGCACCCGGGTTCCGATCCGCCGCGCTGCAACCAACGCGCAACCGGAGCGGTCCCGTTACGGCTCTGCGTTCTTCTCACGATTTCCCCCTACGACCGCCGGCATGCCTGCTTCCCGGGTGACTTCCGTCGCCGGCCGGGCCGCACGAGGAGGAACCCCCCCGATGACCAGCGACAACGGGCGTCGCCGTGCGGTGCGCCGGGCCCTGGCGGCCGGTGCGGCCACCATCGCCGCCGTGACCGGTGTGTCCGGCACCGCCTTCGCCGGTACGCCCGGAGCCCTTCCCCTGGGAAGCGTACGGGCAGCGGCCACGGGCGCCATCACCGGCAGCTACATCGTGGTGCTCAGGTCCTCGAGCCCTCCCGGTGGCTCCCGTGCCCTCGCGCGGCGCTACGGCGGCAGCGTGCTCGCCGACTACTCCTCGGCCGTACGCGGCTTCCACGCCGACATGACCGCGCTGCAGGCCCGGCGCCTGGCCGCCGACCCGGCCGTCGACTACGTCGAGCAGGACGCGACCGTACGCCTCGCCGACGTCCAGACCGGCCCGGTGTGGGGCCTGGACCGGATCGACCAGCCGTCGCTGCCGCTGTCGAAGACCTACACGTACCGGCCGGCGGCCGGGGTGACCGCGTACGTGCTGGACACCGGGGTGCGCATCGCCCACCAGGAGTTCGGCGGCCGGGCGAGCTATGGCCGCGACTTCATCGACAACGACGCGACCGCCCAGGACTGCAACGGCCACGGCACCCACGTGGCCGGCACGATCGGCGGGCGCACGTACGGCGTGGCGAAGGACGTCAAGCTCGTCGCCGTACGGGTGCTCGACTGCACCGGCTCCGGGTCGTACTCGGCGATCATCGCGGGCGTCGACTGGGTCACGCGGAACGCCGTGAAGCCGGCCGTGGCCAACATGAGCATCGGCGGCCCGGTGAGCTCCGCGCTGAACTCGGCCGTCGCCAAGTCGATCGCTGCCGGGGGTCACGTACGCCGTCGCAGCGGGCAACGACAACCGGAACGCTTGCAAGTACTCGCCGGCGTCGGCCCCGGACGCGATCACCGTCGGCGCGACGGACAGCGCGGACGTGCGCGCCTCGTTCTCGAACTACGGCTCGTGCCTCGACCTCTTCGGTCCCGGCGTACGGATCACCTCGGCCGGGTCCTCGTCGAACACCGCCAGCACGATGATGAGCGGCACGTCGATGGCGACCCCGCACGTGACGGGCGCGGCCGCCCTGGTCGCGGCGGCCCACCCGGCCTGGACGCCGGCGGAGATCACCGCGGCGCTCGTCGGGAAGGCGGCCCAGGGCAAGGTGGCAAGCCCGGGCAGCGGGTCCGCCAACCGGCTGCTCCAGACCGGCTTCCTGAACACCGAGACCGTCGAGCCCGCACCGGCGAGCGCCTGCGGGCCGTTCGTCGTGGATACGGACGTGGCGATCACCAGGCTGGGGACGGCCACCAGCACCAGAACAGTCACCGGCTGCTCCGGTACGGCCTCCGCGGCGTCGACGGTCGGGGTGACCGTGAAGCACGCGTACCGCGGGTCGCTGGTCGTCACGCTGACCAGCCCGGCCGGGGTGAAGTACACGCTCAAGGCGGCGCGCAAGGCGGACAAGGCGGCCGACCTGGCGCACACGTACCCGATCGACCTGTCCGGTACGCGCCGCAACGGAAAGTGGTCTTTGCAGGTCAAAGACACCTTCGGCAGCACCGTGGGAGTCCTGGACAAGTGGCGGCTGTCGCTGTGGATAAAACCGTGAAAGCCGCCCTCCGGCACCGGGCACGCCGATAGCGTGAACGGCACCAGCCCGGAGGAGGCTCACATGTCCGAAGATCAGCGGGAGCGTCCCACCGTCCTCGTCGTCGACGACGAGGAGGACCTGCGCGACATCATGCGGCGCATGCTGGAGCGGCGGGGCTACACCACGCTGGTCGCCGGCGACGCCGACCAGGCCACCGCGGTCTGCCGGGACCACCCGGGGCCCATCGCGGTGCTCGTGACCGACCTCGGCCTGCCCGGCGTCTCGGGCGGCGAGATGGCCGACCGGTGCCGGGAGCTGCGTCCCGAGATGGGCGTGGTCTACATCTCCGGCCTGCCCAAGGACATCGCCGTCACCAAGGGGCTCATCGCCGAGGACGCCCTGCTCGTCAAGAAGCCGTTCACCTCCGACCTCCTGCTGGAGGCGCTGCGGCTCGTCCTCGCCGAGGCCGCGAACACCTAGCGCTAGCCGTACCTGAGAAGAGCGCCGCCGGACTACGGTCCGGCGGCGCTTTTTCGTGCCCGGCCGGCGTCCTGGATGCGGCCGTAAAGTCCTTCATCCGCGGCGCCCGCTGCCGCCCACCCGGTTCCCCGGCGGGCGGCACCTGGGCTGCACCCGAACGCTCGCCGCGGCGGCACCCGCCCCTGTCGAACCTGGATGTCAGACAGCGATTCATTGACATACAGGGGGAATCTGGTGAACGGCAGGCGGGGGATCATCGGCGTCGCCGTGACCGGCGTGGTGGCCGCGGGCGCGGGCTTCGCGCTGAGCGGCACGGCCAATGCGGCGACGACGACCGAGACGGTCGGCGTCTACAGCACGGACGATGCGTACACGTCGAGCACGCGCAAGACGACCAACTTCGGCCAGGCCGACAAGCTCGTGGTCGGTACGGAGAGCGGCGAGACACGGCTGTCCTATGTGAAGTTCGCGCCGAAGGTCGCCACCGGCGCCACGGTCAGCGGCGCGGAGCTGCGGCTGCCGCTGGACAGCAAGCCGGTCGCCGCGACCCTGACCCTCTACTCGGTGGCGTCGTCCTGGTCCGAGAAGACCATCACCGCGTCGAACGCGCCGAAGCTGGGGACGGCCCTGCTGTCGGTCAAGCCGAAGGTCACCGACACCAGCGTCAGCTTCGACCTGTCCAAGGTGGTCACCAAGTCGGGCACGTACGCGTTCGCACTGAAGTCGGCGTCCACGACGGGCGTCACCCGGGTGCGCTCGCTGGAGTACGGCGACGCCACCGGCGGCGGCCCCGAGCTGCGGCTCACGGTCGTCAAGAAGACGACCACCCCGACGACGGCCCCGACCACCAAGGCCCCGGTGACGACGCCTCCGACCACCGCGCCCACTACGGTGCCGCCGACGACGGTGCCGCCGACGACGGTTCCGCCGACCACCGTTCCGCCGACCACCGTTCCGCCGACGACGGTTCCGCCGACCACCTCGGCGCCGACGGGCGGCTGCGTCACCGATGCGCTGCTCGTGCCCTCGTGCGGCGTGCTCTGGGGCGCGGCGGCCGGCGGCTTCACCGACACCCCGCGGGACCAGGCGCTGAAGGACTGGGAGACGCTCACCGGGCGGACCGCGACGATCTTCCACACGTACCACAAGGGCAACGAGCTGTTCCCGACCAAGTCCGAGATCGCGATGACCCGCGACCCGGCGCGCCCGCGGGTGCTGCTGCTCAACTGGAAGGTCGCGTACGGCACCACGTGGGCCAAGGTCGCCGCCGGTGGCCAGGACGCGCGGATCGACGCGTGGTCGACGTACGTGAAGAACAACTACGGCACCCAGAAGTTCTTCCTCGCCCTGCACCACGAGCCGGAGAACGACGTCAACGCCACCGCCGGTTCGGGCATGACGGCCAAGGACTACGCGGCCATGTACCGCCACGTCATCACGCGGCTGCGCGCCAACGGCGTCACCAACGCGATCAACGTGGTCGCGTACATGGGCAACGAGAAGTGGATGGCGCAGTCGTGGTGGAAGGACCTGTACCCCGGTGACGACGTCGTCG carries:
- the fliW gene encoding flagellar assembly protein FliW; translated protein: MTDTELDMPIIEMAVPMPGFPAHRQFVLVRLNDEGLLYAFTSIDDPELRFLVAPPEPFFPDYAPEIENDVFAALNTKDPDRLLLMVVITAGVNETTANLLAPIIVDRDSRRAMQVVLNGSNMPVRAIMRKEY
- the csrA gene encoding carbon storage regulator CsrA translates to MLVLTRKAGESVMIGDDVVVTVLEARGDVIRIGIKAPRDVQVHREEVYQELREVNREAASPTDAAVRALTEMLDRPQKSD
- a CDS encoding M23 family metallopeptidase, whose product is MKRRHQRSALALLTAAGTLGIAAPAVAVPAATGTVVTGGTPLNARSGPSATSPRTGAVPNGSAVSIVCRLAGQFISGTVTNTGYWDRLADGSYVSDAYIRRGPGDIPKCPSATRMPAVTGSWMLPVTAGLVSGFRTRQRPTHDGVDLGATRNTAIRSASAGTVIRVVCNVSRGTCDVDGSSSLTGCGWYVEVQHAANVVTRYCHMVRRPSVTVGQTVARGTILGYVGTSGASSGPHLHFEVHVGVPATRANAISPIPFLQARGLTIR
- a CDS encoding methyl-accepting chemotaxis protein, whose translation is MSRLTQMGIAKRLALIVAAGVVGLLVLTVVSWVAQNRLADQADRVRGLEAGLAALNHLDTRQSELKVDAYRAALAQDVTQDVADDVASATEAADAVEGAGLPADLAAEFAGIRPDVDAFGTFITDFARQAGAPGGAARANIDQIAERNHAVDDKLGALNEKVTAATDQERADMDATTASSRLITGIVVVICLVLLIGMAIPLARSILGPVRRLGEVVDALAAGDLTRRTGIRSRDEIGRMAAGMDSAMESIHRSMTTIGQNAETLASAATELSAVAGQIADAAHDTDAQTSSASHEAQEISRNVQTVAAGSEEMGLSIREISQNTTEAAQIAAVAVTESAQATETIRQLGESSAEIGNVIKLITSIAEQTNLLALNATIEAARAGDAGKGFAVVASEVKDLAQETARATEDIGARVAAIQGDTTGAVEVIGRISEVIAKINDFQTTIASAVEEQTATTEEMSRSIGEVASGSGRIAANIADVATASASAVHGVTQTRQASDDVARTAEELRTLIGEFRL
- a CDS encoding hydrolase, producing the protein MGAELESVLDGTTLAAPAAALDLRTDAHVHTGFAAGRDSVGVVVSTADRAGLTSLTFADQVGPDTTWLSAYADAVRRARQRTELTLRVAAEVEVVQPDGWLAWPADLGQLEAVSVAVSRLPLTAGPATPREVRSLLAAGRLTPDEVAEVAVTATIKGIERASRYAPAQLARPLSLLAQVGIDDSAVTPAVLGALAAACRSTGTVVEISEAWRSPSPRVVAMLRGAGVAMVAASDARYAAEVGHWQYLRRV
- a CDS encoding SRPBCC family protein gives rise to the protein MSMVQQAVEISAPLHAVYEQLAAFENYPRFMTGVEQVTPIGTDRTHWVMDVEGDRREFDARITERSLDERVAWTAVGGPALSETITLRPMGETRTQIVAQLEADVAFLLPSDRHAQETLSKRLKNDLNAFKSLIEAGKLGDAVQLGDASSKNMSAGLASPASVAARARSGRPGAGWGTSAGEFSNARPDGLGTVRPNAGTAPLGSPVAGTNVDITSAPGISDPHDLDDVLAPGRRITGRPTISGGAAGAGTGGQAAASARMGGKAMNTRSGRGDGIIHEEERGSAHDW
- a CDS encoding sensor histidine kinase, which codes for MAAQDVGRLSRVAAGCAGAAVAAAGALGLATPSVRTAPLLTSSPAAALSVAGLALFLLAPRRTARAVRVGAYVLAGLAAALGLAALPRHPAAGVATLLAALALLCLDLRVRRRPGHPVRYRVADPLLAGAAVIALVALVPRMFAPTFPGGRGPDSLMSPYHAGALLVLAVGMVLARPESGPLRTAAAGPGVKIRRALPAAIAVPVVAALVSALAVRTGISRPVAAISTGAVLAALAVLALIGFLVRSLEGADRQQRELVAELHERRDFADTLLQSMNEAVMVLDANYHVIDVNRRWRELTGHEEAPGPPGPEQLPPPGTGDWLVRRADGTDVPVLATMAPIPDADGRTRGYVTTYVDITDRKRAEDELSERAAELETSNERLLEANARLEAALTFKNDLTSMLTHDVAQPISSIASLAELLHADYTDLPDDIRLELVEKIDRNTHRLIKMMNDLQLLFRLDTGAVTARRTPVPVLEVVASVTAELDCAEDVGVTVTEDVSALADRQHVWHVVRNLLMNALAYGDAPVQVTAGRHDDTVVLVVQDAGAGIPEDLVPKLFDRFMRGAGLGLFIVRHLVEANGGSVRYERAEPRGARLIVTWEAASV
- a CDS encoding DUF7455 domain-containing protein codes for the protein MTAVLSPQIVVAPSLTERCDSCGAAAKLEIALASGGNLAFCGHHANKYAGRLAPMAAKATVEDGFEWAGRSPSA
- a CDS encoding response regulator, whose product is MSEDQRERPTVLVVDDEEDLRDIMRRMLERRGYTTLVAGDADQATAVCRDHPGPIAVLVTDLGLPGVSGGEMADRCRELRPEMGVVYISGLPKDIAVTKGLIAEDALLVKKPFTSDLLLEALRLVLAEAANT
- a CDS encoding DUF7594 domain-containing protein; translation: MNGRRGIIGVAVTGVVAAGAGFALSGTANAATTTETVGVYSTDDAYTSSTRKTTNFGQADKLVVGTESGETRLSYVKFAPKVATGATVSGAELRLPLDSKPVAATLTLYSVASSWSEKTITASNAPKLGTALLSVKPKVTDTSVSFDLSKVVTKSGTYAFALKSASTTGVTRVRSLEYGDATGGGPELRLTVVKKTTTPTTAPTTKAPVTTPPTTAPTTVPPTTVPPTTVPPTTVPPTTVPPTTVPPTTSAPTGGCVTDALLVPSCGVLWGAAAGGFTDTPRDQALKDWETLTGRTATIFHTYHKGNELFPTKSEIAMTRDPARPRVLLLNWKVAYGTTWAKVAAGGQDARIDAWSTYVKNNYGTQKFFLALHHEPENDVNATAGSGMTAKDYAAMYRHVITRLRANGVTNAINVVAYMGNEKWMAQSWWKDLYPGDDVVDWVGLDSYVSVEKGYYHYGDMGDILDRQPSGGGLGWYDWAVTNHPTKPIMVAEWGMYHRTTVKVDKAPAFNTVVPQLAAHPKVKAVVYFDTKADDEGDRDISVNSTATGLTAFRKVAADPMFNVTIK